AGCGGGCCGGGCGCTCCGAGTGTATAACGCCCTATTCGCCCGGCTGTGAGTCGACGACCTGCCTCTGCCGGGAACAAGATCCGCAGCGACGGGCCCGCGTCCGATTCCGGGGTTCATCTCAGGGTGTTCCCCGATGCTCAGTGGTCCGAGTCACCACCATGCTGGCCAGCGTGACGCTTTTGACGCGAAATGCCCGGGCGGCGACTCCGGCCCTCGCCGTTCTCGCGCTGGGCTTTTCGCTGGTGCCGATCGTCCTGCTGCACTTGCTCACGATCGAGACGATGAACCCGGTCCGCGACGTGATCAGCGATTACGTCTTCCCGGACGGCGGGGCGGTGCTGCTCGGCTGCGCGTCACTCAGCCTGGCCGCGGCGTCCCTCCTGGCCAGGCAAGTGTTGCTGGCCAACGGATTGCCGAGGCTCAGCCTGGAATCGGTGCTGCTCGCGCTGTGGGCGGCCGGTTTGGTCGTCGCCACTTTCTTCCCCACTGACCCGACCCGGTTCGAGTCCTCGTTCTCCGGCGCGGTACACCGGTACGCCGGCGCGACGATGTTCGTCAGCCTGCCGCTGGCGGGCTGGCTCCTGGCGCGTCGGTACCGCGAGGCGACGGCATTGCGGTGGTTGTCCTTGGCGGCGGGGATCGCTTCGTTCGCGTTTCTCCTGGCACACCTGCCGTTGCTGGAGAATTCCGTGCCGGAGTTCCTCGGCTTGTTCGAGCGAGTGCTCTACGCGTTGCTGTACGCGGAGTTGTTCGCCCTCGTCGCGGTCGCGAAGTCCGAGGTGGACGCATGACGATCATCGCGATTTGCCTTGCTGTCGTCGGCGCTGCTTTCTTTTCGGTGGGCGCACTTCTGCAGCATCGCGTCGTTGCCGGGCTGCCGGGTCAGCCGCGGATCGGCTTGCTGGTCCGGTCGCCGCGGTGGCTGGGCGGGCTGGCGTTGCTGGGCTCGGGCGCCGGGGTGCACGCGGTCGCGCTGGGAATGGCTCCGCTGAGCGTCGTCCAGCCGGTCGGAGTGCTCGCGGTCGCGATCACCGCGGTGCTCAACCGGAGGTGGCGGGATCTGCCCGCGGTCGCGCTCACCACGCTCGGCGTCGGCACGTTCGTCACTGTCGCGGCGGACCGCGCCAGCACCACGCCGGTCAGTGCGGATGCCCAGCTGCGGGCGGCTTTTCTGGTGCTGGGGATCGTCGCGCTGCTGACCATCACCGGTGCCGTCTCTTCCCGCCCGGCGGTGCGCGGCATGTGTTTCGGCGCGGCGGGCGGCGCGGCTTACGGGTTCGTTTCGGTGCTGATGCGGGCGGTTTCGCTCGAAATCCGCGAAGGCACCGTCAGTTTCGCCACCGCGGCGTCGGTCGCCGCGATGGTGGTGGCGCTGGCCGTCGGCGGCTGGCTCGTGCAGCTGGCCTATCGATGCGGTCCGCCGCACGCCGCGGTCGCTTGCCTGACGGTGGTGGACCCGCTGGTCGCGGTGGGTCTTGGCGCCGGGGTACTGGGGGAAGCCACCCACCTCGACGGCGGCGAGACCGCGGTCGCACTGGCCGCGGCGGTCCTGGCGGTCGGCGGGATCGCCGTGCTCAGCCGGACCGGCACCACTCCTGTCCATTTCAGCAGATCGGAGCACCCTGTGAACGACGACCGGGCTTTGCGCATCGTGGTCGCTGCCGAAACCTACCCGCCGGACGTGAACGGCGCGGCGCACTTCGCCCACCGGCTGGCCACCGGCCTGGCCGGGCGGGGGCACCAGGTGCACGTGATCACCGTCGACCCGGCGGGCGTGGCGCGTACCGAGCGGGCCGGCGACGTGGTGGTGCACCGCGTCCGCTCGCACCGCACCCCGTTCCACCGGACTTTCCGGATCGGCCTGCCGTGGGAGGTGAGCAAGGACGTCGCCGTGCTGCTGGACGAACTGCGCCCGGATCTGGTGCACGTCCAGGCGCACTTCGTCGTCGGCCGGTATGTGCTCAAGCACGCGGCCGCGATGGGCGTGCCGGGGGTCGCCACGAACCACTTCATGCCGGAGAACCTGTTCGGCCACCTGCGCGTGCCGACCTGGTTGCGCGGCGCGGCGTCGCGCTGGGCCTGGCGCGACTTGACCCGAGTCTTCTCGACCGCCCGGGTGGTGACCGCGCCGACGCCGCGTGCGGTGGAACTGCTGCACGAAAACGGTTTCCCGGAACGAGCGATCCCGGTTTCGTGCGGAATCGACATCGACCGCTACCGGCTGCGCACTTTCTCGCGAGTGTCGGACGGCCCGACTGTGTTGTTCGTCGGGAGGCTGGACGAGGAAAAGCGCGTGGACGAACTGCTGCGTGCCCTCG
This sequence is a window from Amycolatopsis benzoatilytica AK 16/65. Protein-coding genes within it:
- a CDS encoding DUF998 domain-containing protein; the protein is MTLLTRNARAATPALAVLALGFSLVPIVLLHLLTIETMNPVRDVISDYVFPDGGAVLLGCASLSLAAASLLARQVLLANGLPRLSLESVLLALWAAGLVVATFFPTDPTRFESSFSGAVHRYAGATMFVSLPLAGWLLARRYREATALRWLSLAAGIASFAFLLAHLPLLENSVPEFLGLFERVLYALLYAELFALVAVAKSEVDA
- a CDS encoding glycosyltransferase, which produces MTIIAICLAVVGAAFFSVGALLQHRVVAGLPGQPRIGLLVRSPRWLGGLALLGSGAGVHAVALGMAPLSVVQPVGVLAVAITAVLNRRWRDLPAVALTTLGVGTFVTVAADRASTTPVSADAQLRAAFLVLGIVALLTITGAVSSRPAVRGMCFGAAGGAAYGFVSVLMRAVSLEIREGTVSFATAASVAAMVVALAVGGWLVQLAYRCGPPHAAVACLTVVDPLVAVGLGAGVLGEATHLDGGETAVALAAAVLAVGGIAVLSRTGTTPVHFSRSEHPVNDDRALRIVVAAETYPPDVNGAAHFAHRLATGLAGRGHQVHVITVDPAGVARTERAGDVVVHRVRSHRTPFHRTFRIGLPWEVSKDVAVLLDELRPDLVHVQAHFVVGRYVLKHAAAMGVPGVATNHFMPENLFGHLRVPTWLRGAASRWAWRDLTRVFSTARVVTAPTPRAVELLHENGFPERAIPVSCGIDIDRYRLRTFSRVSDGPTVLFVGRLDEEKRVDELLRALALVPDLRAEIIGDGSCRAQWEALAGDLGVAERVRFRGFVSEEDLLDAYAAADVFCMPGIAELQSLATMEAMAAGKPVVVADAMALPHLCRSGYNGWPFQPGDVGELAARLHAVAADPETRARMGAASGKMIAAHAVETTLDSFEACYATAMGRAERVPAARAA